From a single Pseudomonas cremoricolorata genomic region:
- a CDS encoding ABC transporter ATP-binding protein, translating into MSNLSDVHLAPLRCVELGLRVRGHQLLHGIDLQVLAGETLGIVGPNGSGKSTLLKLLAGLRAPSSGAVQLFGEPLDSLPRRRVAQRLALVEQQADTHEAIRVYDAVALGRTPWLSALAPFAGQDHAIVEQALRDVDALHLQQRLWGELSGGERQRVHIARALAQRPQVLLLDEPTNHLDIQHQLSLLHCVQALPVTTLVALHDLNQALTCDRLAVLEGGRLVALGAPFEVLTPARLLSTFGVHAHYLTDPYDGARVLRVRAP; encoded by the coding sequence ATGAGCAACCTCAGCGACGTGCACCTGGCGCCGTTGCGCTGCGTCGAGCTGGGCCTGCGCGTGCGCGGCCATCAGTTGCTGCACGGCATCGACTTGCAGGTGCTGGCCGGCGAAACCCTGGGCATCGTCGGCCCCAATGGCTCGGGCAAATCCACCCTGCTCAAGCTGCTGGCCGGCCTGCGTGCGCCCAGCAGCGGCGCCGTGCAGTTGTTCGGCGAGCCGCTCGACAGCCTGCCGCGCCGGCGGGTGGCGCAGCGTCTGGCGCTGGTCGAGCAGCAGGCCGATACCCACGAGGCGATCCGCGTGTATGACGCGGTCGCCTTAGGCCGCACGCCCTGGCTGTCGGCCCTGGCGCCGTTCGCAGGCCAAGACCATGCGATCGTCGAACAAGCCCTGCGCGATGTCGATGCGCTGCACTTGCAACAGCGCCTGTGGGGCGAGCTGTCCGGCGGTGAGCGCCAGCGCGTGCACATCGCCCGCGCCCTGGCCCAGCGCCCGCAGGTACTGCTGCTCGATGAGCCGACCAACCACCTCGACATCCAGCATCAGTTGAGCCTGCTGCACTGCGTGCAGGCGCTGCCGGTGACCACCCTGGTGGCCTTGCACGATCTCAATCAGGCGCTGACCTGCGACCGCCTGGCGGTGCTCGAAGGCGGTCGCCTGGTGGCCCTCGGCGCGCCGTTCGAGGTGCTGACCCCGGCGCGCCTGCTGAGCACCTTCGGCGTGCACGCCCACTACCTCACCGATCCCTATGACGGCGCCCGCGTACTGCGCGTGCGCGCCCCCTGA
- a CDS encoding FecCD family ABC transporter permease encodes MALALLALLAALLAGVAIGETPISLKLVYQVLANHLWQAGYPLDPIDAGIVWNYRLPRTLVAAACGAGLATCGVILQALLRNALAEPYLLGLSAGASTGAVAVGLLGIGGAALSLSAGAFIGALFAFALVLLLARAAGPTHNNAQVILAGIAGSQLFNAITAFLITKSATAEQARGILFWLLGNLSGVRWPSVSLALPVALLGLAICLWHRRSLDAFTFGADSAASLGVPVRRTQLLLISCAALVTAVMVSIVGAIGFVGLVIPHALRLLLGPGHSRLLPASALGGALFLISADVLSRTLITGQVIPVGVVTALIGAPVFALILISRRGAR; translated from the coding sequence ATGGCGCTGGCGCTGCTGGCCCTGCTGGCGGCGCTGCTGGCCGGGGTCGCCATCGGCGAAACGCCGATTTCCCTCAAGCTGGTGTACCAGGTGCTGGCCAATCATCTGTGGCAGGCCGGTTACCCGCTCGACCCGATCGACGCCGGCATCGTCTGGAACTACCGCCTGCCACGCACGCTGGTCGCTGCGGCGTGCGGCGCGGGCCTTGCGACCTGCGGGGTGATTCTGCAGGCGCTGCTGCGTAACGCGCTGGCCGAACCCTACCTGCTCGGGCTGTCCGCCGGCGCCTCGACCGGCGCGGTGGCGGTCGGTTTGCTGGGCATTGGCGGAGCGGCGCTGTCGCTCTCGGCGGGCGCCTTCATCGGCGCGCTGTTTGCTTTTGCCCTGGTGCTGCTGCTGGCCCGCGCGGCAGGGCCGACGCACAACAATGCCCAGGTGATTCTGGCCGGTATCGCCGGCTCGCAACTGTTCAATGCCATCACCGCGTTTCTCATCACCAAATCGGCCACCGCCGAGCAGGCGCGGGGCATTCTGTTCTGGCTGCTGGGCAATCTCAGTGGCGTGCGCTGGCCGTCGGTCAGCCTCGCACTGCCGGTGGCGCTGCTGGGCCTGGCGATCTGCCTGTGGCACCGGCGCAGCCTCGATGCCTTCACCTTCGGTGCCGATTCGGCGGCCTCGCTGGGGGTGCCGGTGCGCCGTACCCAGTTGCTGCTGATCAGCTGCGCGGCGCTGGTCACCGCGGTGATGGTGTCGATCGTCGGCGCCATCGGCTTCGTCGGGCTGGTGATTCCACACGCCCTGCGTCTGCTGCTGGGCCCCGGTCACAGCCGCCTGCTGCCGGCCAGCGCCCTGGGTGGCGCATTGTTCCTGATCAGCGCCGATGTGCTGTCGCGCACCCTCATCACTGGCCAGGTGATTCCAGTGGGCGTGGTCACCGCGCTGATTGGCGCGCCAGTGTTCGCGTTGATTCTGATCAGCCGTCGGGGGGCACGATGA
- the nspC gene encoding carboxynorspermidine decarboxylase has product MIKTPYYLIDKTKLLSNMQKIAYVREQSGAKALLALKCFATWSVFDLMQQYMDGTTSSSLYELKLGRQKFAGETHAYSVAWADDEVQEMLANCDKIIFNSIGQLQRYAEQSAGKTRGLRVNPQVSSSDYLLADPARPFSRLGEWDPEKIATVIDDISGFMFHNNCENGDFGLFDQMLSHIEQRFGHLLHKVQWVSLGGGIHFTGEGYDVDAFCQRLKQFAQTYGVQVYLEPGEAAITQSASLEVTVLDTLYNGKHLAVVDSSIEAHMLDLLIYRLNAKLAPSEGEHSYMICGKSCLAGDIFGEYQFDKPLAIGDRLSFVDAAGYTMVKKNWFNGLKMPAIVVKQLDGSVEVVREFGFDDYVSSLS; this is encoded by the coding sequence ATGATCAAGACGCCGTATTACCTCATCGACAAGACCAAGCTGCTCAGCAACATGCAGAAGATCGCCTACGTGCGCGAGCAGTCGGGTGCCAAGGCGCTGCTGGCGCTCAAGTGCTTCGCCACCTGGTCGGTGTTCGACCTGATGCAGCAGTACATGGACGGCACCACATCGTCCTCGCTCTACGAGCTCAAGCTCGGACGGCAGAAATTCGCCGGCGAAACCCACGCCTACAGCGTCGCCTGGGCCGACGATGAAGTCCAAGAGATGCTCGCCAACTGCGACAAGATCATCTTCAACTCCATCGGCCAGTTGCAGCGCTACGCCGAGCAGTCGGCCGGCAAGACCCGCGGCCTGCGCGTCAACCCGCAGGTCAGCAGCTCGGACTACCTGCTGGCCGACCCGGCGCGCCCGTTCAGCCGCCTGGGCGAATGGGACCCCGAGAAAATCGCCACCGTCATCGACGACATCTCAGGCTTCATGTTCCACAACAACTGCGAGAACGGTGACTTCGGCCTGTTCGACCAGATGCTCAGCCACATCGAGCAGCGCTTCGGTCATCTGCTGCACAAGGTGCAATGGGTCAGCCTGGGCGGCGGCATTCACTTCACCGGCGAAGGCTACGATGTCGATGCGTTCTGCCAGCGTCTCAAGCAGTTCGCCCAAACCTACGGCGTGCAGGTGTACCTGGAGCCGGGTGAAGCGGCCATCACCCAGAGCGCGTCGCTGGAAGTCACCGTGCTCGACACCCTGTACAACGGCAAGCACCTGGCGGTGGTCGACAGCTCCATCGAAGCGCACATGCTCGACCTGCTGATCTACCGCCTCAATGCCAAGCTGGCGCCGAGCGAGGGTGAGCACAGCTACATGATCTGCGGCAAGTCGTGCCTGGCCGGGGATATCTTCGGTGAGTATCAGTTCGACAAGCCGCTGGCCATCGGTGATCGTCTGTCGTTCGTCGACGCGGCCGGTTACACCATGGTCAAGAAGAATTGGTTCAATGGTCTGAAAATGCCTGCCATCGTCGTCAAGCAGCTCGATGGCAGTGTCGAAGTGGTCCGCGAGTTCGGTTTCGACGACTACGTTTCCAGCCTGTCGTAA
- a CDS encoding ABC transporter substrate-binding protein — MLRFAALLAGLGLSGLAQAAATHYPLKIDNCGQPLSFAHAPQRAVTIGQAGTEILYALGLGDKLAGTSLWFNDVLPEFKTLNDKVERLADNDPSFEAVVGKRPQLVTAQFEWMVGAQGVVGTREQFHELNIPTYLLPSDCEGKDNLTGADGTRTQQFQVESIYKSVSQLAEIFDVQDRGAALNTDLQARLAQAKQRLAGKDLSGTTALFWFSSADLDIDPYVAGRQGVADFMLQTLGVRNVVESTEEWPTVGWETLAKANPTWLIIARMDRRRFPADDYQKKLEFLRSDPVAKNLDAVKAGRIIVLDAEAMQAGIRLFRGLETLSSAFASGKPAP; from the coding sequence ATGCTACGTTTCGCCGCCCTGCTCGCGGGCCTGGGTTTGTCTGGCCTGGCCCAGGCAGCCGCCACCCACTACCCGCTCAAGATCGACAACTGTGGCCAGCCGCTGAGCTTCGCCCACGCCCCGCAGCGCGCCGTGACCATCGGCCAGGCCGGCACGGAAATCCTCTACGCGCTGGGCCTGGGCGACAAGCTGGCCGGCACCTCGCTGTGGTTCAACGACGTGCTGCCCGAGTTCAAGACCCTCAACGACAAGGTCGAGCGCCTGGCCGACAACGACCCAAGCTTCGAGGCCGTGGTCGGCAAACGCCCGCAACTGGTCACCGCGCAGTTCGAGTGGATGGTTGGCGCGCAAGGCGTGGTCGGCACCCGCGAGCAGTTCCATGAGCTGAACATTCCCACCTACCTGCTGCCCTCCGACTGCGAAGGCAAGGACAACCTCACCGGCGCCGATGGCACGCGCACCCAGCAGTTCCAGGTCGAGAGCATCTACAAGAGCGTCAGCCAGCTGGCCGAGATCTTCGACGTGCAGGACCGCGGCGCCGCGCTCAATACCGATCTGCAGGCACGCCTGGCCCAGGCCAAGCAGCGCCTGGCGGGCAAGGACCTGTCGGGCACCACCGCGCTGTTCTGGTTCTCCAGCGCCGATCTGGACATCGACCCCTACGTGGCCGGGCGTCAGGGCGTGGCCGACTTCATGCTGCAGACCCTGGGCGTGCGCAACGTGGTGGAGTCCACCGAAGAATGGCCGACCGTGGGTTGGGAAACCCTGGCCAAGGCCAATCCGACCTGGCTGATCATCGCGCGCATGGACCGCCGCCGCTTCCCCGCCGACGACTACCAGAAGAAGCTGGAGTTTCTCCGTAGCGATCCGGTGGCGAAGAACCTCGACGCGGTCAAGGCCGGGCGCATCATCGTCCTCGACGCCGAGGCCATGCAGGCCGGTATTCGCCTGTTCCGAGGTCTGGAGACGCTGTCCAGCGCCTTCGCCAGCGGTAAGCCCGCACCGTGA
- a CDS encoding DUF1624 domain-containing protein, whose product MTSANATPTLLTQRLQSIDALRGLVMLFMLLDHVRETFFLHHQVGDPMAVASTEPVLFFSRTLAHLCAPVFVLLTGLSAWLYGEKQQSRQAVSAFLFKRGLFLVLLEFTVVNFAWTFQLPPSVVYLQVIWAIGLSMIALAALVWLPRSALIALGVLIIAGHNLLDGVHFGADSLMHVPWAILHDRGWLDVSEHMRLRTSYPLLPWIGVIALGYAMGPWFARGANAQVRQRRLLLAAAAALLGFVVLRLINGYGEAPWNSYPSLVQTLMSLFNITKYPPSLLFLCLTLGCGLLLLRGFERAGQARWVGVLAVLGAAPMFFYLLHLYVLKVAYVLCVAIFGLNQGDYFGFDGMGAVWLCAVLLSVALYPPVRAFARLKARRRDIAWLKYL is encoded by the coding sequence ATGACAAGTGCCAATGCCACTCCCACCCTGCTCACCCAGCGCCTGCAGAGCATCGACGCTCTGCGCGGCCTGGTGATGCTCTTCATGTTGCTCGACCACGTTCGCGAAACCTTCTTTCTGCATCACCAGGTCGGTGACCCCATGGCCGTGGCCAGCACCGAACCTGTGCTGTTCTTCAGCCGTACCCTGGCGCACCTGTGTGCCCCGGTGTTCGTCCTGCTCACCGGTCTCTCGGCCTGGCTGTATGGCGAAAAACAGCAGAGCCGCCAGGCGGTCTCGGCATTTCTGTTCAAACGCGGGTTGTTCCTGGTGCTGCTGGAATTCACCGTGGTCAATTTCGCCTGGACCTTCCAGCTGCCGCCCAGCGTCGTCTACCTGCAAGTGATCTGGGCCATCGGCCTGAGCATGATCGCCCTCGCCGCGCTGGTGTGGCTGCCGCGATCAGCGCTGATCGCCCTGGGTGTGCTGATCATCGCCGGGCACAACCTGCTCGACGGTGTGCACTTCGGCGCAGACTCGCTGATGCACGTGCCATGGGCGATCCTCCACGACCGTGGCTGGCTCGACGTCTCCGAACATATGCGCCTGCGCACCTCCTACCCGCTGCTGCCGTGGATCGGGGTGATCGCCCTGGGCTATGCCATGGGCCCCTGGTTCGCCCGTGGCGCCAATGCCCAGGTGCGCCAGCGGCGTCTGTTGCTGGCTGCGGCCGCGGCGCTGCTGGGCTTCGTGGTGCTGCGCCTGATCAACGGCTATGGCGAGGCGCCGTGGAACAGCTACCCAAGCCTGGTGCAGACGCTGATGAGCCTGTTCAACATCACCAAGTACCCGCCGTCGTTGCTGTTCCTGTGCCTGACCCTGGGCTGCGGCCTGTTGCTGCTGCGCGGTTTCGAGCGCGCCGGGCAGGCGCGCTGGGTCGGGGTGCTGGCGGTGCTGGGTGCGGCGCCGATGTTTTTCTACCTGCTGCACCTGTACGTACTGAAAGTGGCCTATGTGCTGTGCGTGGCGATCTTTGGTCTGAACCAGGGCGACTACTTCGGCTTCGACGGCATGGGCGCGGTGTGGCTGTGCGCCGTGCTGCTGAGCGTGGCGCTGTACCCTCCGGTGCGTGCCTTCGCTCGGCTCAAGGCGCGCCGGCGCGACATCGCCTGGCTCAAATACCTGTGA
- a CDS encoding saccharopine dehydrogenase family protein: MKKNVLIIGAGGVAKVVAHKCAQHNDELGRIAIASRNISKCQAIIDSVKAKGSLKVPADIQAFSLNALDVEATKALIRETESQIVINVGSAFLNMSVLRACIDTGVAYLDTAIHEEPGKICETPPWYGNYEWKHTDECQKKNITAILGVGFDPGVVNSYAKLAQQQYFDRIDSIDILDVNAGSHGKYFATNFDPEINFREFTGQVWSWQNAQWTSNRMFEVKRTDDLPVVGEQNLYLTGHDEVHSLSKNLDVPNVRFWMSFGEHYINVFTVLNNLGLLSEQPVRTAEGLDVVPLKVVKAVLPDPASLAPGYTGKTCIGDLVKGTKDGQPREVFIYNVADHEDAFAETESQGISYTAGVPPVAAALLVARGQWDVQRMVNVEELPAEPFLKALDVMGLPTRVKDEHGDRAWDAQV; encoded by the coding sequence TTGAAGAAGAACGTTCTTATCATTGGTGCAGGAGGTGTCGCCAAGGTGGTGGCCCACAAGTGCGCACAGCATAACGACGAGCTGGGTCGTATTGCGATTGCGTCACGGAACATCTCCAAATGCCAGGCCATCATCGACAGCGTCAAGGCCAAGGGCAGCCTCAAGGTGCCCGCAGACATCCAGGCCTTCTCGCTCAATGCGCTCGATGTCGAAGCGACCAAGGCGTTGATCCGCGAAACCGAATCGCAGATCGTCATCAACGTCGGTTCCGCGTTCCTCAACATGTCGGTGCTGCGCGCCTGCATCGATACCGGTGTCGCCTACCTGGACACCGCGATTCACGAAGAGCCAGGCAAAATCTGCGAAACGCCGCCCTGGTATGGCAACTACGAGTGGAAACACACCGACGAGTGCCAGAAAAAGAACATCACGGCCATTCTCGGCGTCGGTTTCGACCCGGGTGTGGTCAACAGCTACGCGAAACTCGCGCAGCAGCAGTACTTCGACCGCATTGACTCGATCGACATCCTCGACGTCAATGCCGGCTCCCACGGCAAGTACTTCGCCACCAACTTCGATCCGGAAATCAACTTCCGCGAATTCACCGGGCAAGTCTGGAGCTGGCAGAACGCCCAGTGGACCAGCAACCGCATGTTCGAAGTCAAGCGCACCGACGACCTGCCAGTGGTCGGCGAACAGAACCTGTACCTGACCGGCCACGACGAAGTGCACTCGCTGTCGAAGAACCTCGACGTGCCCAACGTGCGCTTCTGGATGAGCTTCGGCGAGCACTACATCAATGTCTTCACCGTGCTGAACAACCTCGGCCTGCTCTCCGAGCAGCCGGTACGCACGGCTGAAGGTCTGGACGTGGTGCCATTGAAAGTGGTCAAGGCGGTGCTGCCCGACCCGGCCTCGCTGGCCCCCGGCTACACCGGCAAGACCTGCATCGGCGACCTGGTCAAAGGCACCAAGGACGGCCAGCCGCGTGAAGTGTTCATCTATAACGTGGCCGACCACGAAGATGCCTTCGCCGAAACCGAAAGCCAGGGTATTTCCTACACCGCCGGCGTACCGCCCGTCGCTGCTGCACTGCTGGTCGCCCGTGGCCAGTGGGATGTGCAACGCATGGTCAACGTCGAAGAACTGCCAGCCGAGCCGTTCCTCAAGGCGCTGGACGTCATGGGCCTGCCGACGCGGGTCAAGGACGAGCATGGCGACCGCGCCTGGGATGCCCAGGTCTGA
- a CDS encoding pseudoazurin, producing MSLSPVAVLLAGLLLTPVAAAEVFEVKMLNRGAEGAMVYEPDHLRIAPGDTVRFVPTHASHNAATLPGLLPQGAEAFKSKLNQPAEQAFDVPGLYGIQCIPHLAMGMVMLIEVGERSASPVSLPDNLPARARSRLEAQLSQLEAER from the coding sequence ATGTCGCTGTCCCCCGTCGCCGTACTGCTTGCCGGCCTGTTGCTGACGCCTGTGGCCGCCGCCGAGGTGTTCGAAGTGAAAATGCTCAACCGCGGTGCCGAGGGCGCCATGGTCTACGAGCCCGACCACTTGCGCATCGCCCCCGGCGACACGGTGCGTTTCGTGCCTACCCATGCCAGCCACAATGCCGCCACCCTTCCCGGCCTGCTGCCGCAGGGCGCCGAAGCGTTCAAGAGCAAGCTCAACCAGCCTGCCGAACAGGCCTTCGACGTACCCGGCCTGTATGGCATTCAGTGCATCCCGCATCTGGCGATGGGCATGGTCATGCTGATCGAAGTCGGCGAACGCAGCGCCTCGCCGGTGAGCCTGCCGGACAACCTGCCGGCGCGGGCCAGGAGCCGCCTGGAGGCGCAGTTGAGCCAGCTGGAGGCCGAGCGATGA
- a CDS encoding bifunctional diguanylate cyclase/phosphodiesterase, protein MDSLQGKGLSPRSQVVRRLIVMFTLLLVLTLAIALGSLWRIAVGLDQREAAQSRFHAQSALDQLHARERSYVLGHGFWQAAYDHLNGPNAAAWAFDQDNIGPTLYSQDGYYAVYVLDQDTSRYAMLAGRLSDQGLAAHSDSAARVLAQGRQAGQRGEAASGYLLFDGQPALFAASLIRPPALPHHLPAPSTVLVFIRLLDAPVLDGLGRSAGLRGFATATLAAAEDQPDQLPLEGSAHVLTWHTLQPGIELLRSVLPPLALAALIMALILSISARYAMRASASIDRSQQKMLASQAALQSSEARFKAVAEAASDWIWETDADLHLTYLSARFAELTGHAVEDWLGRPITALLDCDTGDVRRWLQGLATSQAAGSLRCQYHDRLQQRRICRIAARAIVDSGQCLGFRGTCSDITDEVAAHAQIQHLSQHDALTGLPNRNQLMRFLEQDCQGSGQVPLAVLMLDLDNFKPVNDGLGHAAGDAVLIELAARLSRSVRDCDLVARLGGDEFVVVLMRPGARSELERFCQRVISALQAPIDFEGHRLQVGVSIGIALSSQYPGSPAELIRCADVALYQAKRDGKHTWRFFSAEMNSTLAERRVLERDLRQGIGRDELVLHFQPRYKVDGVTIASVEALVRWQHPEHGLLMPDQFIALAEESDLIVLLGNWVLAQACSRALQWPLPVSVSVNMSPAQFSRSDVVSDVRQALTHSGLPAQRLELEITENVMLNDIEGALQTMNALKELGVRLNMDDFGTGYSSLGYLRTYPFDSIKIDKRFIQSLASSTSDRRVVQAIINLGRAMNMTVTAEGVETAEQLAVLNDDQCHEVQGYLLSRPVPHQRLVDLMAAQAQRPVD, encoded by the coding sequence ATGGACTCTCTTCAGGGCAAAGGTCTGTCACCGCGCAGTCAGGTGGTCCGGCGGTTGATCGTGATGTTCACGCTACTGTTGGTGCTGACCCTGGCCATCGCCCTGGGCTCGCTATGGCGCATCGCCGTAGGCCTGGATCAGCGCGAAGCCGCGCAAAGTCGCTTCCATGCTCAATCGGCACTCGATCAGCTTCACGCGCGCGAGCGCAGCTACGTGCTGGGTCACGGCTTCTGGCAAGCCGCCTACGACCACCTCAACGGCCCCAACGCGGCAGCCTGGGCGTTCGATCAGGACAACATCGGTCCGACCTTGTATAGCCAGGACGGCTACTACGCGGTTTACGTGCTCGACCAGGACACCAGCCGCTACGCTATGCTTGCCGGGCGATTGAGCGATCAGGGCCTGGCGGCGCACAGCGACAGCGCGGCGCGTGTGCTTGCCCAGGGGCGCCAGGCTGGGCAGCGCGGTGAGGCGGCCTCCGGCTACCTGTTGTTCGATGGTCAGCCTGCCCTGTTTGCGGCGTCGCTGATTCGTCCGCCGGCCTTGCCCCATCATTTGCCCGCACCTTCTACAGTGCTGGTGTTCATCCGCCTGCTGGATGCGCCGGTGCTCGATGGCCTGGGGCGCAGCGCCGGTCTGCGGGGTTTCGCCACTGCCACGCTCGCCGCTGCCGAGGATCAACCCGATCAGCTACCGCTCGAAGGCAGCGCCCATGTACTGACCTGGCATACGCTGCAGCCAGGCATCGAGTTACTGCGCAGCGTGCTGCCGCCCCTGGCGCTGGCGGCGTTGATCATGGCGCTGATCCTGTCGATCAGCGCCCGCTATGCGATGCGCGCCAGCGCCAGCATCGACCGTAGCCAGCAGAAGATGCTCGCCTCGCAAGCGGCCTTGCAAAGCAGCGAGGCGCGCTTCAAGGCGGTGGCTGAAGCCGCCTCGGACTGGATTTGGGAGACTGACGCAGACCTGCATCTGACCTACCTCTCGGCCCGCTTCGCCGAATTGACCGGGCACGCCGTCGAGGACTGGCTGGGACGTCCGATCACTGCCTTGCTCGACTGCGACACGGGCGATGTGCGTCGCTGGCTGCAGGGCCTGGCCACGTCACAGGCCGCAGGCAGCCTGCGCTGTCAATACCACGACCGTCTGCAACAGCGGCGCATCTGCCGCATCGCGGCGCGGGCTATCGTCGACAGCGGCCAGTGTCTCGGCTTTCGGGGTACCTGCAGTGATATCACCGACGAAGTGGCCGCCCATGCGCAGATCCAGCATCTGTCGCAACACGATGCACTCACCGGGTTGCCCAACCGCAACCAACTGATGCGCTTTCTCGAACAGGATTGCCAAGGCAGCGGTCAGGTGCCGTTGGCCGTGCTGATGCTCGATCTGGACAACTTCAAGCCGGTCAACGACGGGCTCGGGCATGCGGCCGGCGATGCGGTGTTGATCGAGTTGGCGGCGCGCCTCAGTCGCAGCGTGCGCGACTGCGACCTGGTGGCGCGGCTCGGCGGCGACGAGTTCGTCGTGGTACTGATGCGACCCGGCGCGCGCAGCGAACTCGAGCGTTTCTGCCAGCGGGTGATCAGCGCACTGCAAGCGCCCATCGACTTCGAGGGGCACCGCTTGCAGGTAGGCGTGAGCATCGGCATCGCGCTGTCGAGCCAGTACCCCGGCAGCCCAGCCGAGCTGATTCGCTGCGCGGATGTCGCGTTGTATCAGGCCAAGCGCGATGGCAAACACACCTGGCGCTTTTTCTCGGCCGAGATGAACAGCACGCTGGCTGAACGCCGGGTCCTGGAACGCGACCTGCGTCAGGGTATCGGCCGTGACGAACTGGTGTTGCATTTCCAGCCACGCTACAAGGTCGACGGCGTGACCATCGCCTCGGTGGAAGCGCTGGTGCGCTGGCAGCATCCCGAGCACGGGCTGCTGATGCCGGACCAGTTCATTGCCCTGGCCGAAGAATCCGACCTGATCGTGCTGCTGGGCAACTGGGTGCTTGCCCAAGCCTGCAGCCGCGCGCTCCAGTGGCCGCTGCCGGTGAGCGTGTCGGTGAACATGTCGCCGGCGCAGTTCAGCCGCAGCGATGTGGTCAGCGATGTGCGCCAGGCGCTGACTCATTCGGGCTTGCCCGCGCAGCGCCTGGAGCTGGAAATCACCGAAAACGTGATGCTCAACGACATCGAAGGTGCGCTGCAGACCATGAACGCCCTCAAGGAGCTGGGCGTGCGCCTGAACATGGACGACTTCGGCACCGGTTACTCGTCCCTGGGGTATCTGCGCACCTATCCGTTCGACAGCATCAAGATCGACAAGCGCTTCATCCAGTCGCTGGCAAGCAGCACCAGCGACCGCCGGGTGGTGCAGGCGATCATCAACCTGGGCCGGGCGATGAACATGACCGTGACCGCCGAAGGCGTGGAAACGGCCGAGCAATTGGCAGTGCTCAATGACGATCAGTGTCACGAGGTGCAAGGCTACCTGCTCAGTCGGCCCGTTCCCCATCAGCGGCTGGTCGACTTGATGGCCGCTCAAGCACAACGCCCGGTCGACTGA
- a CDS encoding OprD family porin gives MKRVVRSAVLLPLLSVTPLALAESAQSESNGFIEDSRWNVLNRSVYDRRDYRHGGRNGSARNAYKPREARSDQAAEWGYGLMGSFSSGFTQGTVGVGVDAHGYLGVQLDSGGGRAGKARLLSLDNDGHPKRDYGRAGAALKLRTSNTVLSYGEQRIKTPVFSASDSRLLPETFTGWFLDSKEFEHLRLVAGHFTENADRNASSHKRGFAVNYSDARQGKAVDLAGAVWNPSAQFSASLYTSRYEDTWNQHYLGSTFSHALDDQQSLSLDLNLYRTTDTGKALSGQIDNTTWSLVGRFDHGPHGVSLGWQQVHGDTPFDYVSRGAIYIANAVQLSDFNAPNEKSWQVRYDLDMAGYGVPGLNLSALYVRGFDIDGSHVDRNGGYAYLGYGTGGKHWERDMEARYVVQSGQAKGTTFSLRYNTHRGNTAQAELDSDQLRLAVEYPLQGGL, from the coding sequence ATGAAACGCGTGGTCCGCAGTGCGGTGCTGCTGCCGCTATTGAGTGTCACACCGTTGGCCCTGGCCGAATCGGCGCAGTCCGAGAGCAACGGTTTCATCGAAGACAGCCGCTGGAACGTGCTCAACCGCAGCGTCTATGACCGCCGCGACTACCGCCACGGTGGGCGCAACGGCAGCGCACGCAACGCTTACAAACCGCGCGAGGCGCGCAGCGACCAGGCCGCCGAATGGGGCTACGGGCTGATGGGCAGTTTCAGCTCGGGCTTCACCCAGGGCACCGTGGGCGTGGGCGTCGATGCCCATGGCTATCTGGGCGTGCAACTGGACAGCGGCGGCGGTCGAGCCGGCAAGGCGCGCCTGCTCAGCCTGGACAACGACGGCCATCCCAAGCGCGACTACGGCCGCGCCGGCGCCGCGCTCAAGCTGCGCACCTCCAACACCGTGTTGTCCTACGGCGAGCAGCGCATCAAGACCCCGGTGTTCAGCGCCTCCGACAGCCGCCTGCTGCCCGAGACCTTCACCGGCTGGTTCCTCGACAGCAAGGAATTCGAACACCTGCGTCTGGTGGCCGGCCATTTCACCGAGAACGCCGACCGCAATGCGTCGAGCCACAAACGCGGTTTCGCGGTGAACTACTCCGATGCGCGCCAGGGCAAAGCCGTCGACCTTGCCGGCGCGGTGTGGAACCCCAGTGCGCAGTTCAGCGCCAGCCTGTACACCTCCCGCTACGAAGACACCTGGAACCAGCACTACCTGGGCAGCACCTTCAGCCACGCCCTGGACGATCAGCAAAGCCTCAGCCTGGACCTGAACCTGTACCGCACCACCGACACCGGCAAGGCGCTGTCGGGGCAGATCGACAACACCACCTGGAGCCTGGTCGGGCGCTTCGACCACGGCCCGCACGGCGTCAGCCTCGGCTGGCAGCAAGTGCATGGCGATACCCCGTTCGACTACGTCAGCCGCGGCGCCATCTACATTGCCAACGCCGTGCAGCTATCGGACTTCAACGCCCCCAACGAGAAATCCTGGCAAGTGCGCTACGACCTCGACATGGCCGGCTACGGCGTACCGGGCCTGAACCTCAGCGCGCTGTACGTGCGCGGCTTCGACATCGATGGCAGCCACGTCGACCGCAACGGCGGCTACGCCTACCTGGGCTATGGCACCGGCGGCAAGCACTGGGAACGGGACATGGAAGCCCGCTACGTGGTGCAGTCCGGACAGGCCAAGGGCACCACGTTCTCGCTGCGCTACAACACTCACCGCGGCAATACTGCGCAGGCGGAGCTGGACAGTGATCAGTTGCGTCTGGCGGTGGAGTATCCGTTGCAGGGGGGGTTGTAG